A single Oryctolagus cuniculus chromosome 18, mOryCun1.1, whole genome shotgun sequence DNA region contains:
- the PTOV1 gene encoding prostate tumor-overexpressed gene 1 protein isoform X1 has product MVRPRRAPHRSGAGGPLGGRGRPPRPLAVRAVRSRSWPASPRGPQPPRIRARSAPPMEGARVFGALGPIGPSSPGLSLGGLAVSEHRLSNKLLAWSGVLEWQEKRRPYSDSTAKLKRALPCQAYVNQGENLETDQWPQKLIMQLIPQQLLTTLGPLFRNSQLAQFHFTNRDCDSLKGLCRVMGNGFAGCMLFPHISPCEVRVLMLLYSSKKKIFMGLIPYDQSGFVNAIRQVITTRKQAVGPGGVHSGPVQIVNNKFLAWSGVMEWQEPRPEPNSRSKRWLPAHVYVNQGEILRTEQWPRRLHMQLIPQQLLTTLVPLFRNSRLVQLHFTKDLETLKSLCRVMDNGFAGCVHFSYKASCEVRVLMLLYSSEKKIFIGLIPHDQGGFVSGIRRVIANQQQVLQRNLEQEQQQRGMGG; this is encoded by the exons ATGGTCCGTCCGCGCCGCGCTCCGCACCGCTCCGGCGCTGGGGGTCCCCTCGGGGGTCGCGGCCGCCCCCCGCGGCCGCTCGCGGTGCGCGCCGTGCGCTCGCGCTCCTGGCCCGCCAGCCCCCGGGGGCCGCAGCCGCCGCGGATCCGGGCCCGCTCGGCCCCTCCCATG GAGGGCGCTCGGGTGTTCGGGGCCCTGGGTCCCATCGGGCCCTCCTCCCCCGGGCTGTCCCTCGGGGGCCTGGCGGTCAGCGAGCACCGGCTCAGCAACAAGCTGCTGGCCTGGAGCGGCGTCCTGGAGTGGCAGGAG AAGCGCAGACCGTACTCGGACTCCACGGCGAAGCTGAAGCGCGCGCTGCCCTGCCAGGCCTACGTGAACCAGGGCGAGAACCT GGAGACCGACCAGTGGCCGCAGAAGCTGATCATGCAGCTGATCCCGCAGCAGCTGCTG ACCACCCTGGGCCCCCTGTTCCGCAACTCGCAGCTGGCTCAGTTCCACTTCACCAACCGGGACTGCGACTCGCTCAAGGGGCTCTGCCGAGTCATGGGCAACGGCTTC GCCGGCTGCATGCTCTTCCCGCACATCTCCCCGTGCGAGGTGCGCGTGCTCATGCTGCTGTACTCGTCCAAGAAGAAGATCTTCATGGGCCTCATCCCCTACGACCAGAGTGGCTTCGTCAACGCCATCCGGCAGGTCATCACCACCCGCAAGCAG gcagTGGGCCCCGGGGGCGTCCACTCGGGCCCTGTCCAGATCGTCAACAACAAGTTCCTGGCCTGGAGCGGGGTCATGGAGTGGCAGGAG cCCAGGCCTGAGCCCAACAGTCGCTCCAAGAGGTGGCTGCCGGCGCACGTCTACGTGAACCAGGGGGAGATCCT GAGGACGGAGCAGTGGCCCAGGCGGCTGCACATGCAGCTCATCCCGCAGCAGCTGCTG ACCACGCTCGTGCCGCTCTTCCGGAACTCGCGCCTGGTGCAGCTCCACTTCACCAAGGACCTGGAGACGCTCAAGAGCCTGTGCCGCGTCATGGACAACGGCTTC GCCGGCTGCGTGCACTTCTCCTACAAGGCGTCGTGCGAGGTGCGCGTGCTCATGCTGCTCTACTCCTCGGAGAAGAAGATCTTCATCGGCCTCATCCCGCACGACCAGGGCGGCTTCGTGAGCGGCATCCGGCGCGTCATCGCCAACCAGCAGCAGGTGCTGCAGCGCAAcctggagcaggagcagcagcagcgcggg ATGGGGGGGTAG
- the PTOV1 gene encoding prostate tumor-overexpressed gene 1 protein isoform X2, whose protein sequence is MVRSGHAPRGRGWYAPGSPARRSGLAAATPQAARPPRLEGARVFGALGPIGPSSPGLSLGGLAVSEHRLSNKLLAWSGVLEWQEKRRPYSDSTAKLKRALPCQAYVNQGENLETDQWPQKLIMQLIPQQLLTTLGPLFRNSQLAQFHFTNRDCDSLKGLCRVMGNGFAGCMLFPHISPCEVRVLMLLYSSKKKIFMGLIPYDQSGFVNAIRQVITTRKQAVGPGGVHSGPVQIVNNKFLAWSGVMEWQEPRPEPNSRSKRWLPAHVYVNQGEILRTEQWPRRLHMQLIPQQLLTTLVPLFRNSRLVQLHFTKDLETLKSLCRVMDNGFAGCVHFSYKASCEVRVLMLLYSSEKKIFIGLIPHDQGGFVSGIRRVIANQQQVLQRNLEQEQQQRGMGG, encoded by the exons ATGGTACGCTCCGGCCACGCCCCTCGCGGACGCGGTTGGTACGCGCCGGGCTCCCCCGCGCGCCGCAGTGGTTTGGCCGCGGCGACCCCTCAGGCAGCGCGTCCCCCGCGCTTG GAGGGCGCTCGGGTGTTCGGGGCCCTGGGTCCCATCGGGCCCTCCTCCCCCGGGCTGTCCCTCGGGGGCCTGGCGGTCAGCGAGCACCGGCTCAGCAACAAGCTGCTGGCCTGGAGCGGCGTCCTGGAGTGGCAGGAG AAGCGCAGACCGTACTCGGACTCCACGGCGAAGCTGAAGCGCGCGCTGCCCTGCCAGGCCTACGTGAACCAGGGCGAGAACCT GGAGACCGACCAGTGGCCGCAGAAGCTGATCATGCAGCTGATCCCGCAGCAGCTGCTG ACCACCCTGGGCCCCCTGTTCCGCAACTCGCAGCTGGCTCAGTTCCACTTCACCAACCGGGACTGCGACTCGCTCAAGGGGCTCTGCCGAGTCATGGGCAACGGCTTC GCCGGCTGCATGCTCTTCCCGCACATCTCCCCGTGCGAGGTGCGCGTGCTCATGCTGCTGTACTCGTCCAAGAAGAAGATCTTCATGGGCCTCATCCCCTACGACCAGAGTGGCTTCGTCAACGCCATCCGGCAGGTCATCACCACCCGCAAGCAG gcagTGGGCCCCGGGGGCGTCCACTCGGGCCCTGTCCAGATCGTCAACAACAAGTTCCTGGCCTGGAGCGGGGTCATGGAGTGGCAGGAG cCCAGGCCTGAGCCCAACAGTCGCTCCAAGAGGTGGCTGCCGGCGCACGTCTACGTGAACCAGGGGGAGATCCT GAGGACGGAGCAGTGGCCCAGGCGGCTGCACATGCAGCTCATCCCGCAGCAGCTGCTG ACCACGCTCGTGCCGCTCTTCCGGAACTCGCGCCTGGTGCAGCTCCACTTCACCAAGGACCTGGAGACGCTCAAGAGCCTGTGCCGCGTCATGGACAACGGCTTC GCCGGCTGCGTGCACTTCTCCTACAAGGCGTCGTGCGAGGTGCGCGTGCTCATGCTGCTCTACTCCTCGGAGAAGAAGATCTTCATCGGCCTCATCCCGCACGACCAGGGCGGCTTCGTGAGCGGCATCCGGCGCGTCATCGCCAACCAGCAGCAGGTGCTGCAGCGCAAcctggagcaggagcagcagcagcgcggg ATGGGGGGGTAG
- the PTOV1 gene encoding prostate tumor-overexpressed gene 1 protein isoform X3, whose amino-acid sequence MVRPRRAPHRSGAGGPLGGRGRPPRPLAVRAVRSRSWPASPRGPQPPRIRARSAPPMKRRPYSDSTAKLKRALPCQAYVNQGENLETDQWPQKLIMQLIPQQLLTTLGPLFRNSQLAQFHFTNRDCDSLKGLCRVMGNGFAGCMLFPHISPCEVRVLMLLYSSKKKIFMGLIPYDQSGFVNAIRQVITTRKQAVGPGGVHSGPVQIVNNKFLAWSGVMEWQEPRPEPNSRSKRWLPAHVYVNQGEILRTEQWPRRLHMQLIPQQLLTTLVPLFRNSRLVQLHFTKDLETLKSLCRVMDNGFAGCVHFSYKASCEVRVLMLLYSSEKKIFIGLIPHDQGGFVSGIRRVIANQQQVLQRNLEQEQQQRGMGG is encoded by the exons ATGGTCCGTCCGCGCCGCGCTCCGCACCGCTCCGGCGCTGGGGGTCCCCTCGGGGGTCGCGGCCGCCCCCCGCGGCCGCTCGCGGTGCGCGCCGTGCGCTCGCGCTCCTGGCCCGCCAGCCCCCGGGGGCCGCAGCCGCCGCGGATCCGGGCCCGCTCGGCCCCTCCCATG AAGCGCAGACCGTACTCGGACTCCACGGCGAAGCTGAAGCGCGCGCTGCCCTGCCAGGCCTACGTGAACCAGGGCGAGAACCT GGAGACCGACCAGTGGCCGCAGAAGCTGATCATGCAGCTGATCCCGCAGCAGCTGCTG ACCACCCTGGGCCCCCTGTTCCGCAACTCGCAGCTGGCTCAGTTCCACTTCACCAACCGGGACTGCGACTCGCTCAAGGGGCTCTGCCGAGTCATGGGCAACGGCTTC GCCGGCTGCATGCTCTTCCCGCACATCTCCCCGTGCGAGGTGCGCGTGCTCATGCTGCTGTACTCGTCCAAGAAGAAGATCTTCATGGGCCTCATCCCCTACGACCAGAGTGGCTTCGTCAACGCCATCCGGCAGGTCATCACCACCCGCAAGCAG gcagTGGGCCCCGGGGGCGTCCACTCGGGCCCTGTCCAGATCGTCAACAACAAGTTCCTGGCCTGGAGCGGGGTCATGGAGTGGCAGGAG cCCAGGCCTGAGCCCAACAGTCGCTCCAAGAGGTGGCTGCCGGCGCACGTCTACGTGAACCAGGGGGAGATCCT GAGGACGGAGCAGTGGCCCAGGCGGCTGCACATGCAGCTCATCCCGCAGCAGCTGCTG ACCACGCTCGTGCCGCTCTTCCGGAACTCGCGCCTGGTGCAGCTCCACTTCACCAAGGACCTGGAGACGCTCAAGAGCCTGTGCCGCGTCATGGACAACGGCTTC GCCGGCTGCGTGCACTTCTCCTACAAGGCGTCGTGCGAGGTGCGCGTGCTCATGCTGCTCTACTCCTCGGAGAAGAAGATCTTCATCGGCCTCATCCCGCACGACCAGGGCGGCTTCGTGAGCGGCATCCGGCGCGTCATCGCCAACCAGCAGCAGGTGCTGCAGCGCAAcctggagcaggagcagcagcagcgcggg ATGGGGGGGTAG
- the PTOV1 gene encoding prostate tumor-overexpressed gene 1 protein isoform X4 produces MQLIPQQLLTTLGPLFRNSQLAQFHFTNRDCDSLKGLCRVMGNGFAGCMLFPHISPCEVRVLMLLYSSKKKIFMGLIPYDQSGFVNAIRQVITTRKQAVGPGGVHSGPVQIVNNKFLAWSGVMEWQEPRPEPNSRSKRWLPAHVYVNQGEILRTEQWPRRLHMQLIPQQLLTTLVPLFRNSRLVQLHFTKDLETLKSLCRVMDNGFAGCVHFSYKASCEVRVLMLLYSSEKKIFIGLIPHDQGGFVSGIRRVIANQQQVLQRNLEQEQQQRGMGG; encoded by the exons ATGCAGCTGATCCCGCAGCAGCTGCTG ACCACCCTGGGCCCCCTGTTCCGCAACTCGCAGCTGGCTCAGTTCCACTTCACCAACCGGGACTGCGACTCGCTCAAGGGGCTCTGCCGAGTCATGGGCAACGGCTTC GCCGGCTGCATGCTCTTCCCGCACATCTCCCCGTGCGAGGTGCGCGTGCTCATGCTGCTGTACTCGTCCAAGAAGAAGATCTTCATGGGCCTCATCCCCTACGACCAGAGTGGCTTCGTCAACGCCATCCGGCAGGTCATCACCACCCGCAAGCAG gcagTGGGCCCCGGGGGCGTCCACTCGGGCCCTGTCCAGATCGTCAACAACAAGTTCCTGGCCTGGAGCGGGGTCATGGAGTGGCAGGAG cCCAGGCCTGAGCCCAACAGTCGCTCCAAGAGGTGGCTGCCGGCGCACGTCTACGTGAACCAGGGGGAGATCCT GAGGACGGAGCAGTGGCCCAGGCGGCTGCACATGCAGCTCATCCCGCAGCAGCTGCTG ACCACGCTCGTGCCGCTCTTCCGGAACTCGCGCCTGGTGCAGCTCCACTTCACCAAGGACCTGGAGACGCTCAAGAGCCTGTGCCGCGTCATGGACAACGGCTTC GCCGGCTGCGTGCACTTCTCCTACAAGGCGTCGTGCGAGGTGCGCGTGCTCATGCTGCTCTACTCCTCGGAGAAGAAGATCTTCATCGGCCTCATCCCGCACGACCAGGGCGGCTTCGTGAGCGGCATCCGGCGCGTCATCGCCAACCAGCAGCAGGTGCTGCAGCGCAAcctggagcaggagcagcagcagcgcggg ATGGGGGGGTAG